From a single Phocoena sinus isolate mPhoSin1 chromosome 1, mPhoSin1.pri, whole genome shotgun sequence genomic region:
- the LOC116753470 gene encoding LOW QUALITY PROTEIN: dehydrodolichyl diphosphate synthase complex subunit NUS1-like (The sequence of the model RefSeq protein was modified relative to this genomic sequence to represent the inferred CDS: substituted 1 base at 1 genomic stop codon) — protein MTGLQALLGLHRTFTSRLRLRFGTWNWTWRSCCCAASAAVLAPLGFALRQPPAIGGNSLDHRHPRGEPAPLAAHPWLQWHEDASSLKKLPVHVDLVISEEPEPSFSDIASLTVXCMAVGTSYISVYDHKGIFKRNNSRLMDEILKQQQELLDIDGSKYSPEFANRDDEDCHSAVKVLSPEDAKADIVRAAQDFCQLVAQQQKKSTDLDVDVSDRLFSSNGARGPDLVLKFSPEDSTLGFLPWHISLTEIVSLPSYLNISYEDFLSALRQYAACEQHLGK, from the coding sequence ATGACGGGGCTACAGGCTCTGCTCGGCCTGCACCGCACTTTCACCTCCCGGCTCCGCTTGCGGTTCGGCACCTGGAACTGGACCTGGCGGAGCTGCTGCTGCGCCGCCTCCGCCGCGGTCCTAGCGCCGCTCGGCTTCGCGCTCCGCCAGCCCCCGGCTATCGGCGGGAACAGCCTTGACCACAGGCATCCGCGCGGGGAGCCCGCCCCGCTCGCCGCCCACCCGTGGCTGCAATGGCACGAGGACGCCAGCTCCTTGAAGAAGCTGCCTGTGCACGTAGACCTAGTGATCTCCGAAGAGCCGGAGCCCAGCTTCTCCGACATCGCAAGCCTCACGGTGTGATGTATGGCAGTGGGCACCTCTTACATTAGCGTCTACGACCACAAaggaattttcaaaagaaataactCCAGATTGatggatgaaattttaaaacagcagCAGGAACTTCTGGACATAGATGGTTCCAAATACTCACCAGAATTTGCAAATCGTGATGATGAAGATTGCCATTCGGCAGTGAAGGTGCTGTCCCCAGAAGATGCAAAAGCAGATATTGTGAGAGCTGCTCAAGACTTTTGCCAGTTAGTAGCCCAGCAGCAAAAGAAATCCACAGATTTGGATGTAGATGTATCAGACCGTTTATTTAGTTCGAATGGTGCCCGTGGTCCTGATTTAGTACTGAAGTTTAGTCCTGAGGACAGCACACTAGGCTTTCTGCCCTGGCACATCAGCCTGACAGAGATTGTCTCTTTGCCTTCCTACCTAAACATCAGTTATGAGGACTTTTTATCTGCCCTTCGTCAATATGCAGCCTGTGAACAGCATCTGGGAAAGTAG